Proteins from a genomic interval of Benincasa hispida cultivar B227 chromosome 7, ASM972705v1, whole genome shotgun sequence:
- the LOC120082254 gene encoding cytochrome P450 71B9-like isoform X2 codes for MMNIIFIWVPLLFLLTSLLLKTKNLLHNNNNKVNGPSPSPPKLPLLGHLHLIGSHPHHSLWNLSRTHGPIMLLKLGSVPTVVISSAAAARELFKHHDLASCSRPRLTGSGRFSYNFQDLNLSPYGERWRELRKIFMLELFSTKRVQSFQHIREEEVVDDRINFKATSGNDENIVDVLLRMERDSSELDGVKFTLDCVKALIMDIFLAGVETGETTIVWAMTELIRNPKVMKKLQDEIRSNIKEDQVKESDLEKLKYLRIVMKEVLRLHPPVPLLLPRESMSHFQLNGYDIHPKTHIHVNVWAIGRDPESWTNPLEFFPERFMESNIDYKGQNFELIPFGAGRRICPGMNMAIITMELVLANMILCFNWKLPNGMKEEDVDMDEGIGLSASKKLPLRLVPIPYFS; via the exons ATGAtgaatatcatttttatttggGTTCCTCTCCTTTTTCTCTTAACTTCACTACTTCTCAAAACAAAAAATCTTCTTCACAACAACAATAACAAGGTTAATGGTCCTTCTCCAAGCCCTCCAAAGCTTCCTTTGTTGGGTCATTTACACCTCATTGGCTCTCACCCTCATCACTCTTTATGGAACCTTTCAAGAACTCACGGCCCCATCATGCTCCTCAAACTCGGCTCTGTCCCAACCGTCGTCATCTCTTCCGCAGCAGCCGCAAGAGAGCTGTTCAAACACCACGATCTTGCTTCTTGCAGCCGCCCTCGCTTAACAGGCAGTGGAAGATTTTCGTACAACTTCCAAGATCTGAATTTATCCCCATATGGTGAGCGTTGGAGGGAGCTTCGAAAGATTTTCATGCTCGAGCTCTTCAGCACAAAACGAGTGCAATCATTTCAACATATTAGAGAAGAGGAG GTAGTCGATGATCGCATCAACTTCAAGGCGACTTCTGGAAATGATGAAAATATTGTTGATGTTTTGTTGAGAATGGAGAGAGACAGCTCCGAACTTGATGGAGTCAAATTTACCCTAGATTGTGTAAAGGCACTTATCATG GATATATTTCTAGCTGGAGTGGAAACAGGAGAAACCACCATAGTTTGGGCGATGACAgagcttattagaaatccaaaaGTGATGAAGAAGCTACAAGATGAGATCAGAAGCAACATCAAAGAAGATCAAGTGAAGGAGAGCGACCTTGAAAAGCTAAAATATCTAAGAATAGTGATGAAAGAAGTTCTAAGGCTTCATCCGCCTGTCCCACTTCTCCTACCAAGAGAAAGCATGTCTCATTTTCAGCTCAATGGTTATGATATTCATCCCAAAACCCATATTCATGTGAATGTATGGGCAATTGGACGAGACCCAGAATCTTGGACAAACCCACTAGAGTTTTTTCCAGAGAGATTTATGGAAAGCAATATTGATTATAAAGGACAAAATTTTGAGTTAATACCGTTTGGAGCTGGTCGAAGGATTTGTCCAGGAATGAATATGGCGATTATTACTATGGAGCTCGTGTTAGCAAATATGATATTGTGCTTTAATTGGAAATTGCCAAACGGAATGAAGGAAGAAGATGTGGACATGGATGAAGGTATTGGTCTTTCAGCTTCCAAGAAATTGCCTCTTCGACTTGTTCCAATCCCTTACTTCAGCTAG
- the LOC120082254 gene encoding cytochrome P450 71B26-like isoform X3 → MVSVGGSFERFSCSSSSAQNECNHFNILEKRRAMVAIGTFAATDFFPGVGWIIDRFNGVHGTLEKSFAEMDAIFQQVVDDRINFKATSGNDENIVDVLLRMERDSSELDGVKFTLDCVKALIMDIFLAGVETGETTIVWAMTELIRNPKVMKKLQDEIRSNIKEDQVKESDLEKLKYLRIVMKEVLRLHPPVPLLLPRESMSHFQLNGYDIHPKTHIHVNVWAIGRDPESWTNPLEFFPERFMESNIDYKGQNFELIPFGAGRRICPGMNMAIITMELVLANMILCFNWKLPNGMKEEDVDMDEGIGLSASKKLPLRLVPIPYFS, encoded by the exons ATGGTGAGCGTTGGAGGGAGCTTCGAAAGATTTTCATGCTCGAGCTCTTCAGCACAAAACGAGTGCAATCATTTCAACATATTAGAGAAGAGGAG AGCAATGGTAGCAATAGGAACCTTCGCGGCTACTGATTTTTTTCCTGGTGTGGGATGGATTATTGATCGGTTTAATGGTGTTCATGGGACGTTGGAGAAGAGCTTTGCTGAAATGGATGCCATTTTTCAACAGGTAGTCGATGATCGCATCAACTTCAAGGCGACTTCTGGAAATGATGAAAATATTGTTGATGTTTTGTTGAGAATGGAGAGAGACAGCTCCGAACTTGATGGAGTCAAATTTACCCTAGATTGTGTAAAGGCACTTATCATG GATATATTTCTAGCTGGAGTGGAAACAGGAGAAACCACCATAGTTTGGGCGATGACAgagcttattagaaatccaaaaGTGATGAAGAAGCTACAAGATGAGATCAGAAGCAACATCAAAGAAGATCAAGTGAAGGAGAGCGACCTTGAAAAGCTAAAATATCTAAGAATAGTGATGAAAGAAGTTCTAAGGCTTCATCCGCCTGTCCCACTTCTCCTACCAAGAGAAAGCATGTCTCATTTTCAGCTCAATGGTTATGATATTCATCCCAAAACCCATATTCATGTGAATGTATGGGCAATTGGACGAGACCCAGAATCTTGGACAAACCCACTAGAGTTTTTTCCAGAGAGATTTATGGAAAGCAATATTGATTATAAAGGACAAAATTTTGAGTTAATACCGTTTGGAGCTGGTCGAAGGATTTGTCCAGGAATGAATATGGCGATTATTACTATGGAGCTCGTGTTAGCAAATATGATATTGTGCTTTAATTGGAAATTGCCAAACGGAATGAAGGAAGAAGATGTGGACATGGATGAAGGTATTGGTCTTTCAGCTTCCAAGAAATTGCCTCTTCGACTTGTTCCAATCCCTTACTTCAGCTAG
- the LOC120082254 gene encoding cytochrome P450 71B2-like isoform X1: protein MMNIIFIWVPLLFLLTSLLLKTKNLLHNNNNKVNGPSPSPPKLPLLGHLHLIGSHPHHSLWNLSRTHGPIMLLKLGSVPTVVISSAAAARELFKHHDLASCSRPRLTGSGRFSYNFQDLNLSPYGERWRELRKIFMLELFSTKRVQSFQHIREEEVGFFINSISQQSSNSSNYPIDLSERSYSLTANITFRISFGKSFSGGELDNENFQHIIRRAMVAIGTFAATDFFPGVGWIIDRFNGVHGTLEKSFAEMDAIFQQVVDDRINFKATSGNDENIVDVLLRMERDSSELDGVKFTLDCVKALIMDIFLAGVETGETTIVWAMTELIRNPKVMKKLQDEIRSNIKEDQVKESDLEKLKYLRIVMKEVLRLHPPVPLLLPRESMSHFQLNGYDIHPKTHIHVNVWAIGRDPESWTNPLEFFPERFMESNIDYKGQNFELIPFGAGRRICPGMNMAIITMELVLANMILCFNWKLPNGMKEEDVDMDEGIGLSASKKLPLRLVPIPYFS from the exons ATGAtgaatatcatttttatttggGTTCCTCTCCTTTTTCTCTTAACTTCACTACTTCTCAAAACAAAAAATCTTCTTCACAACAACAATAACAAGGTTAATGGTCCTTCTCCAAGCCCTCCAAAGCTTCCTTTGTTGGGTCATTTACACCTCATTGGCTCTCACCCTCATCACTCTTTATGGAACCTTTCAAGAACTCACGGCCCCATCATGCTCCTCAAACTCGGCTCTGTCCCAACCGTCGTCATCTCTTCCGCAGCAGCCGCAAGAGAGCTGTTCAAACACCACGATCTTGCTTCTTGCAGCCGCCCTCGCTTAACAGGCAGTGGAAGATTTTCGTACAACTTCCAAGATCTGAATTTATCCCCATATGGTGAGCGTTGGAGGGAGCTTCGAAAGATTTTCATGCTCGAGCTCTTCAGCACAAAACGAGTGCAATCATTTCAACATATTAGAGAAGAGGAGGTGGGTTTCTTCATAAACTCAATCTCTCAACAATCCTCAAATTCTTCAAATTATCCAATTGATTTGAGTGAGAGAAGTTATTCTCTTACTGCAAATATAACCTTCAGAATTTCTTTCGGTAAAAGCTTTAGTGGGGGAGAATTGGATAATGAGAATTTTCAACATATCATCCGCAGAGCAATGGTAGCAATAGGAACCTTCGCGGCTACTGATTTTTTTCCTGGTGTGGGATGGATTATTGATCGGTTTAATGGTGTTCATGGGACGTTGGAGAAGAGCTTTGCTGAAATGGATGCCATTTTTCAACAGGTAGTCGATGATCGCATCAACTTCAAGGCGACTTCTGGAAATGATGAAAATATTGTTGATGTTTTGTTGAGAATGGAGAGAGACAGCTCCGAACTTGATGGAGTCAAATTTACCCTAGATTGTGTAAAGGCACTTATCATG GATATATTTCTAGCTGGAGTGGAAACAGGAGAAACCACCATAGTTTGGGCGATGACAgagcttattagaaatccaaaaGTGATGAAGAAGCTACAAGATGAGATCAGAAGCAACATCAAAGAAGATCAAGTGAAGGAGAGCGACCTTGAAAAGCTAAAATATCTAAGAATAGTGATGAAAGAAGTTCTAAGGCTTCATCCGCCTGTCCCACTTCTCCTACCAAGAGAAAGCATGTCTCATTTTCAGCTCAATGGTTATGATATTCATCCCAAAACCCATATTCATGTGAATGTATGGGCAATTGGACGAGACCCAGAATCTTGGACAAACCCACTAGAGTTTTTTCCAGAGAGATTTATGGAAAGCAATATTGATTATAAAGGACAAAATTTTGAGTTAATACCGTTTGGAGCTGGTCGAAGGATTTGTCCAGGAATGAATATGGCGATTATTACTATGGAGCTCGTGTTAGCAAATATGATATTGTGCTTTAATTGGAAATTGCCAAACGGAATGAAGGAAGAAGATGTGGACATGGATGAAGGTATTGGTCTTTCAGCTTCCAAGAAATTGCCTCTTCGACTTGTTCCAATCCCTTACTTCAGCTAG